Proteins encoded in a region of the Nicotiana tomentosiformis chromosome 9, ASM39032v3, whole genome shotgun sequence genome:
- the LOC104091175 gene encoding uncharacterized protein, protein MERVQSTQESEDDSDSVDAFASVMGPKHQGRVRLDGRGVNKTVLKKKIGDFGSSVNATDERMQQNMEEMEERIQQRMLEKFNAQKEAMEQDIMMNVITRLQRLNPDLRLDPDMLIFSTRAPGEASPAQQAAIQLINRPSAGSNNQGEVDKEMEDGGSDEDLDLTYENFELLQMHVAVSMNVCYQHFKTFNS, encoded by the exons ATGGAGagagtacaatcaactcaagaAAGTGAAGATGACAGTGATTCAGTTGACGCCTTTGCATCAGTCATGGGACCTAAGCACCAAGGTCGGGTAAGATTGGATGGACGAGGAGTTAACAAGACTGTCTTAAAAAAGAAAATAGGAGATTTTGGATCCTCTGTAAATGCTACTGATGAGAGAATGCAGCAAAATATGGAGGAAATGGAAGAGAGGATCCAACAAAGAATGTTGGAAAAGTTCAATGCACAAAAGGAAGCTATGGAACAAGATATTATGATGAACGTCATTACACGACTTCAACGTCTCAACCCCGATTTGAGACTTGATCCTGATATGCTAATATTCAGTACTCGTGCACCTGGAGAAGCTTCTCCTGCACAACAAGCTGCTATTCAACTAATCAATCGTCCATCTGCTGGTAGTAACAATCAAG GTGAAGTAGATAAAGAAATGGAAGACGGAGGCAGTGATGAAGATCTAGACCTTACTTATGAGAATTTTGAATTGCTGCAAATGCATGTGGCGGTTTCTATGAATGTTTGTTATCAACATTTTAAAACTTTTAACTCTTGA